In Candidatus Poribacteria bacterium, the DNA window CGCCACGTCGTTCGTGATGCCGTTTTCGACGAACCCGAACCCGACCGCGCTATCGGGGGGCCCATCGGGAGTCTGGGTTGCGGACATCCGGGGCGCGGGCGGCACGATCCGCGACGTGTCCACCGGTCCCAATCAGGCGCGGCATTGGGAGGCGCAGGCGTTCGTGCCGTCGCCCGGCAGCCTGTCAGTTGAGACCGACTCTCCCGACGGCTCGCTGCGCCTCACGAACCACATGAACGTCGCCTTCGAGCGAGGGGCCGTGGTCGCTGGGGGCGCAGCCGCTTTCGTCGACGGCTTGCGGGAGGGGGAGAACCGCCCGATTGAGTTCGCTGCCGTCGAGACGCGGCGCTCATTCTGGTCTCAGCTCAGCCTGCCGACGCCGTTGCACAGCTACTGGTCTCGCGAGGGGCTCCTGGATGCTCTGATGACCGGCGACACGACGTATTGGGTAGGGTGGGTGCGGGGGGCGTCCGTGGTTGGCATGCGCGCGAGCTCCGCTCCCGCGCATGCCTTGCTCGTCATCGTGCCGCTTGATATAACAGCCGACCGGATCGAGACGCCGAACATCGCACCGAGCCCAGCGAAGGACACGGAATGACGACCGGTAGAGCCGCATGCGTCGGCATTTACGTCGTGGACGCCCTCGGGCGACCCATCGACAGCGCTCCCGAACGAGGCAAGCTGGTGCTGTTCGACAGCTTGGCGCTCCACACCGGCGGATGCGCCAACAACACGGGCATCGCCTTGGCGCGGCTGGGAGTGCCGGTAACAGCGTACGGCAAGGTGGGCTCCGATGCGTTCGGTGACTTCGTCGTGCAGAACCTTCACGAAAACGGCGTTGACGCCAGCGGCATGTCCCGGACTGCCGAAGTGAGCACGTCGTTCACGTTCGTCGTGGTCTCTAGCGACGGCGAGCGGTCCTTCTACCACACCATCGGTTCCAACGGCGTCTTCTCGGAGACCGATATCGACCGCGACACCATCCTCGGTTCCACGGTCATGCACGTCGCCGGAGCGAACCTGATGCCGCAGCTCGACGGCGCGCCGACCACTCGCTTGATGCACTGGGCGCGCGAAAACGGCATCGTCACGGCTTACGACACGACGTGGGACGCATCCGGCGCGTGGCTCGACAAGATCGGCGAATCGCTCCCCTACGTCGACTACTTCCTGCCGAGCATCGAGGAAGCCCGCGCGATGACCGGACTGCACGACGTCGAAGATGTCGCCGAAGCGCTCCTCGACTTGGGCGTGGGTACGGCGGTTCTGAAGCTGGGCGTTGACGGCAGCTACGTCCGCAACGCGGATGCGACGGTTCGGATGCCGTCGCTGCAGGTGTCCGTCGTCGATACGACCGGCGCGGGCGATGCCTACGTCGGCGGGTTCCTCGCCGGGGTCGCCATGGGATGGGATATGGAGCAATGCGCTCAGCTTGGGACGTGCGCCGGAGCGGCATGCGTCACCGCCATCGGCACGACACCGGGCTTGCGTGACTTGGACGGAACCCTCGAGCTCTGGCGCACCTGTCCGCCGCGCACGTAGACACGTAGAAAGGGATCCGTCGGTGAACCGCGACTGGCTTCCGTTCGGCACGTTCTCGATTGCGGCGCGGGACCCATCCAACGGCGACCTCGGCGTGGCTGTGGCATCGAAGTTCTTCGCCGTGGGCTCGGTGGTTCCCTGGGCGCGGGCTGGTGTGGGCGCAATCGCCACGCAGTCCCACGCGAACACGTCCTACGGTCCTGCCGGGCTGAACCTGCTCGCGGGCGGAGCGCCGCCGGAACTGGTTCTCGCCGAACTCGCCCGGAGCGATCCCGAATCCCGCCTCCGGCAGGTCGGCATCGTCGACGCCCAGGGCAGGTCTGCCACATTCACCGGCGACGGGTGCACGGGTTGGGCGGGCGGCAACGCCCGTCCTAACTGCGCCGTACAGGGGAACATCCTCGTCGGAGCCGTCGTCATCGACGCGATGACGGCAGCCTTTGACGCCGCGCAGGGCGAGTTGGCAGAACGGCTCCTCGCCGCTCTCGAAGCGGGGGATCGGGTCGGCGGCGACTCGCGGGGGAAGCAATCGGCTGCGCTGCTCGTCGTGCGCGCCCACGGCGGGTACGCCGGGTTCAACGATCGCTACATCGACATCCGATCCGATGACCACCCCGAACCGACCGCCGACCTGAAGCGGCTCCTCAGCCTCCGACTCGGACGATGACGCCGTCAGCCCATCCGTGGGGATCGATCGAACTGACCTCGGGGCAGCGACGGGCGCTCGACCAGATCGAGTCGATCCTGGCGTCCGGGCCCCCGAACATGCCCATCTGCATCATCGGGGACTTTGGTTCGGGCAAGACAACGCTCGCCCGATACTGGCTAGCAAGCCATTTCGACGACCCGGAGCGGAGAGTCCATGCGCTGAACCGCGCGCTCCTCGACGCGCTCAAGCGCGAGGGCGATCTCGCGGATTTCGCAGCGGATCCCGACAAGACGCGCGTCTTCCTGCGGATCGCGCTCGCCGACGCCTTGGAGTCGGCGTTCTCTGGTGCCGATGCAGTGGTTCTCGATGCCATCGAGCTGCTTCATGTCTATGCCGTGCCGCTCATTCCCCGCGTTGCTGAGCACGCGCGACGCGGCGTGGTGGCGCTGATCTGCGTGCCGGACAGCCCCAACGAGGGCGTTCGGTACGAGCTCCGACCCTTCGAGTGCCATGTCGTGCGACTCGACTCGTGACCGAGAAGACCCATGTGGAACCAGTTCACAGCCGGGGAAAAGCGCATCTTGGCAGCCCTGATGGTCGTGACGCTCATTGGCGCCGGAGTGAGCCTTGCCCGTCGCGCACGCCCCGAGTGGTTCTACGGACCCCCGGACTTCGTCCTCGACGAGCCCCTGAACGGGGTTGAGAGCGAGGCAGCCGAGGAGCCCGCCTCGCCGGTTCCAAAGCCGCCATCCGCGCCGACCGAGACACAGGTCGCGCCTGCGCCTTCAGCCGCCGACGCCGTGCAGGATCGTGCCACGCGCGTCAACCTGAACACGGCGGACAGCGCCACCCTGCAGACGCTGCCGGGCATCGGGCCCGTGCTCGCCGAGCGGATCATCGCGTATCGCAAGGAGGCGGGAGGGTTCCACAGCGTGGACGACCTGATCGATGTGCGCGGCATCGGACCCAAGACGCTCGGAAAGCTCCGCGACCTGGTCACGGTGGAGCCCTGACGCCTTTCGCGTGTCACTTCGCCGTGGTATCGTGATCCCATGACACGGCTTGCTTGCGCTGAGCGGATCGCTTCTAGCAGGAGCCAGACTTTGGCGTACCAGAAACAGGCAACTCGCGCCCGACTCCTGATCGCCTGTCTCGCCGCCCTCGGATGGCTTTTCGAGGTCGGCTTCGCGCGGTCAGCGACGCCGCTGGTCGAGCTTCAGACGGACCTGCCGCTGCTGAACGCGGGCGACACCTTCCGCGTGAATCTTCGGGTCACCGACGCAACGCCCTTGTTTGGGGCGAGTGCGAAGCTCACGTACGACAGCTCACGATTGGAGTACATCGCGGCTGAGGTCGGCGAGCTCTTCCTGACGGCGGCTCGCTTCCCGCCCTTGATCAGCGTGCTCGAGGCGGGCGGGACGCTCGCGCTGACCACCAGCCGCAACGTCGGCGACTCCGAGGTGTTCCGCGACGGCGTGCTCGTCTCGATCCGCTTCCGCGCAGCTCGGGCAGGGATCGCGACGATGGGTCTCGACGCAGGCAGCATCACGCTGGTCACGAAGTCGGGCGTGCTGGTCGAGGGCTCCGAGCGCGTTCAGACCAAGGGTTTGTCGGTTTCCGTCGGCGCTGGCATGGTGCTGAACCCATCCAGCGGACCCCCTCGGACCGTGGCAACCGTTTCCGCGGCGGGTTTTCTGCCCAATGAAGATGTCCAGATCACGCTCGACGGCGTGGACATCGGAGCGCCGGCACGATCCGACGCCTCAGGGCAGGTGCTCTTCGCGCCGGTTGAGATACCGGACGCACCGGCGAGCGCACGTCCGATCGTGCTCCTAGGCGTCGAGTCGAAACGCCGGTATGAGACGCGCTTCCAGATCGTGCCCACGTTGGATGAGGCGACCGCTGCGTTCGTCGGTCCCGGCGACGTGCTACGCGTGAGCGGCGAGGGCTTCGGGGCGTCCGAGCGGGTGACGTTCCAGATCCAGGGCGTCGCCGTGACGACGATCCTCGGCGGAGATCAGGCGACTGCACAAGGCAAGCTGTCCACGCAGATCGGGCTGCCGAACGACCTGATCGTGGGACCGGCGGAACTGGTCGTCGAGGGCCGAACGTCCCGTCTGAAAGCCTACCGACCGAACTTGACCGTTCAGCCCCGCATCACGACCGTCACGCCACCGATGGGCCCTGCGGGAACCAACGTCCTGATCGCTGCGAGCGGCTTCGCGCCGGGTCAGCAGGCGGACTGCCTCGTCAATGGGCAGGTCGCCGGCACGCAGACCGTGGGAACGCGAGGAACCGTCTCCTTCACCGTGCCGATCACAACGACGCTCGTGCCCCGCAGCGAACGCGCGGCGATCCCGATCATGGTTCGCGCGCCTGGGCTCGTCGCCGCCAGTGCTCCCTTCGTCTACGTCCCCAACGCCACCATCACGGCGGTTACGCCGGAGGGCGGCGACTCGGTCGTCCTTCCTGGCGAGACCGTCCGCGTCACCGGAACCGGGTTCCTCGCCGACGCCGCCGTGACAGCGACCTTCGGCGCGGTTGCCGTGCCGCCCGTCACGGCGAAGGCGAACTCCTTCGGCGAGATCGACGTGCGCCTCTCGATTCCCGCGCAGCCGTCGGGTCCCCAGACGCTGACCGTCCGCACGGGAACCGCAGCCGCCAGCGACAAGAGCCTCACGGTCGCCGGACGGATCACGGACTGGGCGATGGAGGGCGGCTCGTCGCCGAAGATCGGAGCGCTGGGAACCATCCTCGTCGTCCACGGAGCCGGATTCGTCGCCAACGAGACCATCTCATTCGATCTTGGGAGCCTATCGAACGTCCAGACGACCCGGAGCGACGCATCCGGCAGCTTCCGCGCCGCGATCGTGCTGAGGCAGCTTCCGGTCGACCTTCCCGCCGGAGTCGGCGAAGTCGTGGTGCGCGCGCGGGACAAGTCCAACACGGCGCAGACGACCGTGCTGCTCTCCAGTCCCAGCTCCAACGTGCTCGCGACGGCTTCCATCCGCTCGATCCCTGCGACGGCGGCGGAAGGCGATACGATCCATATCGTCGGGCTCGGCTTCGGACACAACCATATCGTCGGGCGTATCCTGCTCGACACGAAGCTCGACGCCCGCCTGTCGCCGCAGGTGCTCCCCGTCGTCGAAGTGGTCGCCGGGACGCGATCCGGCGATCTCATCCTCGCCGACCCGAACGGCGCGTTCGATGTCGTCGTCGCCGTGCCACCGCTGCTGGCTGATGGGCGAGCCGGGGAGAAGGAGGTGCTGGCGGAGTTCCCCAAGGCGACCAGCGGAGCCCCGGCAATCGCCGCCCCTCTGAATCTCGCCGCGTCGGTCCGTGTCACCGATGCCGCTGGGAACCGGGTCACGACGGTCGGCTCCGGCGACTCCGTGTTCATCCAGGCGACGGGGTTCCAGCCGTTCGAGACGCCACAGGTGCAGTTGGGTTCCTCGGGTACCAGCTTCCTCGGCTCGGCGAACCAGCACGGGCAGATCGTGAACCTACCGTACTTCGTGCAGCCGACGTCCGGCGGTGATCAAACGCTACAGGTCCGAGGACTCGCGTCTGGCACGATTGCCGAGACAGTTCTGAAGATCGTTCCCAAGCTCACACTGCTATCGCCGCCGCCGGGCTCCATCGTCACGACAGGGCTGTCCGTCACGGTGCGTGGAGCCGGCTTCCCCGATGGACCCGTGGCGTTCGACATCGACGGCATCGCGCTCACTCCGAGCCCATCGAACGTCACGTCGGTCGGCGGCACGTTCATCGCGTCGTTCACGGTCTTTTCGGGTTCCCTGCCCGTCACAGGCGCGATACGAGCGACCGTCGGCTCGACCCGCGCGTCCTCCGAATCGCTCCGGTTCAGCACTCCGGGCTTGGCGATCACGCCGGCGAGCGGCAGAGCCGGCACGACCGTCAAGGTTCGCGGCGCGTTGGGCAATACGGTGACGTTCGGATCGCAGTCGCTGGGACTGCTGCTGAACAGCCAGTCGGTGGCTGGAGTGTGGGAAGGCGAGTTCGTCGTGCCGTCGGTGCCGGGCGGCAGCTATGTCGTGGTGGTCGGCACTCTACCGGTTGGTTATACCGCGCCCACGTTCGCCGTCACGCCGACCGTCTCGATCAGCCCGACGACGGCGACTCCGGGCGAACGCGTCGCGATCGCGGGTGACGGGTTCGGCGGCGACCGAACGACAACGATCGCCATCGGATCGTCGCGCACTCCGACTGTGCTGCGGTCGCGCTCCGACGGCTCGTTCAGCCTCTCCGTCGTCGTGCCGGCAGGTCCCGGCGGCATCACGCGCGTCGTCGCGTCAGACAACGTGAGCGCTGCGTCCGTCCAGCTCCGCGTGAGACCCGTGCTCCGCGCGGTCGAGCCGGATCCGAAAGCGGTCGTGGACGGCAAGCTCCCCGCCGGAGCCAATCTCGTCCTGATCGGCGATGGCTTCGAGATGAACGAGGAGCTCACGGCAACGGTCGGCGGCACGCCCGTGGTTCCGCGCACACGCTTGGCGGCGGATGCGAACGGCTCGCTGAACGCGACCGTACCGATGCCGGCGATTCCGACGGGGCTGCACGATGTCGCAGTGCGGGGGAGCAGCAGCGGCGAGACCGTATCCCTGACCGCTGCCGTCGGAGCGCTCGCGGTGATCGACGTTCCCAAGCCGTCCAGCGGCGCGCAGGGAACCGTGGTACTCGTCACGGGCTCCGGCTTCGGTGCCCGCGAGATCGTGCGCGTGAAGATCGGGTCCAGTCTCCTCGGCGAGAGCGAGTCGGATGCCTCTGGCACGTTCCGCGTCAACGAGACCTTTGCCGGGATCGAGCCGAATGCCGCCCTGGACGTCACGGCGGTAGGGCTCGCGTCCGATCTCACGGTCGTGCGAGAGAAGGCGTTCACCTTCCGCGACTCGCGCCCACCCACGATCCTGAGCGTCGAAGAGGACAGCAAGGGCAAAACGCTCATCACCGGCGACGTGTTGGCGATCACCGTCGTTCAGAGCGCGGATCCCGAGAAGATCACCGAAGCGACCTACTCCATCGGAACCGTGACCGGGGCGCTCACGGAGTCCAAGACGAACGCCGATGGGACGCGCGTCTGGACAGCGACCGTGACGATCCCCGAAGGAGCATCCGTGGCGGCGCGAGCCGTGGATGTCACGTTGACCGACCTCGGCGGGAACAAGGGACGCCGGAGCACGACGACGCGCGTCACCATCGACGCCGTCATTACGATTACAGTCGGATCCGTGACGGGGTCTCCTGCGACGTCTGGGGAAACCATCGCCGTGACAGCGACCGGCGAACGGGGCGGAACCGCGACATTCTCCATCGCCGGGGTCGCGACCAACGTGCCCATGACCGAGTCCTCCGCTGGAACCTACAAGGGCTCCTACACGGCGAAGGAAGCCGACCGGGTCACGGATGGCGCCCTGTCCGTGGCGTTCGTCGACGCGTCGGGGAACCGGAAGACGCTCGTCGCCGATACGAAGGTGACGATCATCCGGGCGACGGCGTATGCGCTGAACCTCGCCAAGGGACTCAACCTCATCTCGCTGCCAGTCGACGACCCCGGGCTCAAGAAGGCTTCCGATCTCATCGCGCGGCTCGGCACACGGGCGGCGTTCGTGCTGTCCTACGACACGACCCGCAAGCAGACCGTATCCTACGTGCGCGGCGCGCCGACGACGTCCGCCAGCAACGCGGCGATCCGCGCAGGAGCTGCCTATCTCGTCATGATGGAGGGCGCGGCGACGCTCGACATCAAGGGAACGCCCTGGCGCGAAGAGGCGGTTCCCCTGGTTCGCGGCGTCAACTTCGTCGGTCTTGTCGCCGACTCCGGGTACGAGCGGGTATCGGACATCGCGCTCGCTCTGGGCGACTCGATCTCAGCGGTTGTCCACATGGACACGACCAACAGCAGGTTCGTCACGTTCACGCCGCTGTCGGACCCGACTTCGCCGGACAATCGGCGCATGCGCCCAGGAGACGGCGTGCTCATCATCGCAACGACCGCGACGGCGCTGCCAGCCAAGAAGCGCTAGAGCCGCCTCGGTCGAGGTAGATTCAGAAGAGCTCCCAGCGCGTTTTCCTCTCTCCGCTCTGCAAGTACAGCCATTCCCCGGATCGATAGGAGACGTGCCGACGCAGGTGTGCAACACACGTCGGCACAGACTGGTCGAGAGCCTCGTATGCGCGCTGTAGGCTGTTGGCGAGACGAGCGTAGAGGTTCTTGTTCAGTTTCTTCATTTGGTCTCTGGCACGCGTCAGTTCTTCCACATAGAAGGCAGTTGCGTCGAGGTCGCTGCCCGCGGGCGATGACCCCCGGTGCGAGCGAACGTAGCGGATCGAGGCATGGGCATCGGCTTGTGCGTCCAACAAGTCGCGACGTACCTGCTGCGCTTTCTGTTCTTCCTGCGAGACGGCGTCTGGATCCGTCAGAGCCAGCAGCTCCGCGGCAGATACCCATCTACCCTCGTTCAGAATGAGGGTGTGGATGTACGTGAAACCCTTCCGATCCCGCATCCGCGCCTCCTCTTCGCCGAAGCACAGATACCAGTAGTCCCCACCCTCCTTGCGGAACGTATGGTGCTTCTCGTCGCCAACAGGGCTGGCGCCGCGCCGGAGTCCAAGCTCTGACATCGGTCGCTCTGCCATTGGGCGTGCCGTACCGAAGGGTTCCTGCGCGCCTTCTGTAGGTTCGAGCGCCGCGTCGAGAACCGTCGTCTTCGGATGCGAGGGTTCTTGGTTCTCCACATCCGCGCTGAAGCGAGCGCCACAAAGCTGCGCACCCGCGAGAATGGCGTCGTCGAGGCATGCGCCACGGAGATCGGCACCTCGAAGCGAGGCGCCTGTCAAGTTGGCACCACGTAGATTGGCGCTGCGGAGATCAGCTCCCTCTAGGTCGGCGCCCCGAAGGTCCGCCTCTTCAAGGTCCGCGTTTTGGGCGTTGACTCGCCGAAGGCTCGTTCTTCTTGCACTCATTGCT includes these proteins:
- a CDS encoding carbohydrate kinase family protein, coding for MTTGRAACVGIYVVDALGRPIDSAPERGKLVLFDSLALHTGGCANNTGIALARLGVPVTAYGKVGSDAFGDFVVQNLHENGVDASGMSRTAEVSTSFTFVVVSSDGERSFYHTIGSNGVFSETDIDRDTILGSTVMHVAGANLMPQLDGAPTTRLMHWARENGIVTAYDTTWDASGAWLDKIGESLPYVDYFLPSIEEARAMTGLHDVEDVAEALLDLGVGTAVLKLGVDGSYVRNADATVRMPSLQVSVVDTTGAGDAYVGGFLAGVAMGWDMEQCAQLGTCAGAACVTAIGTTPGLRDLDGTLELWRTCPPRT
- a CDS encoding DUF1028 domain-containing protein, whose protein sequence is MPTSAGSSPGSPWDGIWSNALSLGRAPERHASPPSARHRACVTWTEPSSSGAPVRRARRHVERDPSVNRDWLPFGTFSIAARDPSNGDLGVAVASKFFAVGSVVPWARAGVGAIATQSHANTSYGPAGLNLLAGGAPPELVLAELARSDPESRLRQVGIVDAQGRSATFTGDGCTGWAGGNARPNCAVQGNILVGAVVIDAMTAAFDAAQGELAERLLAALEAGDRVGGDSRGKQSAALLVVRAHGGYAGFNDRYIDIRSDDHPEPTADLKRLLSLRLGR
- a CDS encoding helix-hairpin-helix domain-containing protein, which gives rise to MWNQFTAGEKRILAALMVVTLIGAGVSLARRARPEWFYGPPDFVLDEPLNGVESEAAEEPASPVPKPPSAPTETQVAPAPSAADAVQDRATRVNLNTADSATLQTLPGIGPVLAERIIAYRKEAGGFHSVDDLIDVRGIGPKTLGKLRDLVTVEP
- a CDS encoding pentapeptide repeat-containing protein, producing MSARRTSLRRVNAQNADLEEADLRGADLEGADLRSANLRGANLTGASLRGADLRGACLDDAILAGAQLCGARFSADVENQEPSHPKTTVLDAALEPTEGAQEPFGTARPMAERPMSELGLRRGASPVGDEKHHTFRKEGGDYWYLCFGEEEARMRDRKGFTYIHTLILNEGRWVSAAELLALTDPDAVSQEEQKAQQVRRDLLDAQADAHASIRYVRSHRGSSPAGSDLDATAFYVEELTRARDQMKKLNKNLYARLANSLQRAYEALDQSVPTCVAHLRRHVSYRSGEWLYLQSGERKTRWELF